In the genome of Salipiger sp. CCB-MM3, one region contains:
- a CDS encoding gamma-glutamyltransferase, which produces MSGSFSPSQTTRKPGVTATSGGVVAAQHALAAKAGAEVLKAGGDALDAAVAVSFAIGVLEPWMSGPMGGGAMMIWREDEGRAHALNYGMRSSAALDPAHYPLSGAGKASDLFPWDAVVEDRNVIGGTSVAVPGTVAGIAAAHGRYGRMPWKDLLSPAIGFAKKGLHVDWYAALVIASSARDLAQDPDAAAMFLEDGQWPKGSGWTALSDIRLDQSRHAATLEQLAQAGAEDFYKGDIAAMLSGDVTAKGGFLTMDDLAAYAPQWSDPLEIPYRDGRLFALPGLTAGPTLSHAVTGWTKGYDAAEAASPKAHLARAEALKAAYAARLEGMGDHESAKAPGCTTHFSIVDGHGNMVAMTQTLLSIFGSRVVSPSTGMLLNNGIMWFDPAPGGPNSLAPGKRCLMNVCPVIGEAPGKRFALGASGGRKIMPAVGQISGHIIEQGMSMQEAIEAPRIDVSGGAQVVADERLAGPVTEALAAAHPLAMVQRLPFPFAFACPAGVLREGTTNSGTTETFSPWGDGIAAD; this is translated from the coding sequence ATGAGCGGCTCGTTCTCTCCGTCGCAGACCACCCGCAAGCCCGGCGTCACCGCCACTTCGGGCGGCGTTGTTGCAGCCCAGCACGCGCTTGCGGCCAAGGCCGGGGCCGAGGTTCTGAAGGCGGGCGGCGATGCGCTTGATGCCGCCGTGGCGGTGAGCTTCGCCATCGGTGTGCTGGAGCCGTGGATGTCCGGCCCGATGGGCGGCGGCGCGATGATGATCTGGCGCGAGGACGAGGGCCGCGCCCATGCGCTGAACTACGGCATGCGCAGTTCCGCCGCGCTCGATCCGGCGCATTATCCTCTGTCGGGCGCGGGCAAGGCCTCGGACCTTTTTCCGTGGGACGCGGTGGTCGAGGACCGCAACGTCATCGGCGGGACCTCGGTCGCGGTGCCTGGCACCGTCGCGGGCATCGCCGCCGCGCATGGGCGCTATGGCCGCATGCCGTGGAAAGACCTGCTCTCCCCCGCCATCGGTTTCGCCAAGAAGGGCCTGCACGTGGATTGGTACGCGGCGCTGGTCATCGCCTCCTCGGCGCGCGATCTTGCGCAGGACCCGGACGCCGCCGCCATGTTCCTCGAAGACGGGCAATGGCCCAAGGGCTCTGGCTGGACGGCGCTTTCCGACATCCGCCTCGACCAGTCGCGCCACGCCGCCACGCTGGAGCAGTTGGCGCAGGCGGGCGCAGAAGACTTCTACAAAGGCGATATCGCCGCGATGCTGTCGGGCGATGTGACCGCCAAGGGCGGCTTTCTGACCATGGACGATCTCGCGGCCTATGCGCCGCAATGGTCCGACCCGCTGGAGATCCCCTATCGCGACGGGCGGCTCTTTGCCCTGCCCGGCCTCACCGCCGGACCGACGCTGAGCCACGCCGTCACCGGCTGGACCAAGGGCTATGACGCCGCCGAGGCCGCCTCGCCCAAGGCGCATCTGGCGCGCGCGGAGGCGCTCAAGGCCGCCTATGCCGCGCGGCTCGAGGGGATGGGCGACCATGAATCGGCCAAGGCCCCCGGCTGCACCACGCATTTCTCGATCGTCGACGGCCACGGCAACATGGTCGCGATGACCCAGACGCTGCTGTCGATCTTCGGCTCGCGCGTGGTCTCGCCCTCCACCGGCATGCTGCTCAACAACGGCATCATGTGGTTCGATCCCGCACCGGGCGGGCCCAACAGCCTCGCCCCCGGCAAACGCTGCTTGATGAACGTCTGCCCGGTCATCGGCGAGGCCCCCGGCAAGCGCTTTGCCCTCGGGGCCAGCGGCGGGCGCAAGATCATGCCCGCCGTCGGGCAGATCTCGGGCCATATCATCGAGCAGGGCATGTCCATGCAGGAGGCCATCGAAGCGCCGCGCATCGACGTCTCGGGCGGGGCGCAGGTGGTGGCTGACGAGCGCCTCGCAGGTCCCGTCACCGAGGCGCTCGCCGCCGCGCACCCGCTGGCCATGGTCCAGCGCCTGCCCTTCCCCTTCGCCTTTGCCTGCCCCGCCGGGGTCCTGCGCGAAGGCACCACCAATTCCGGCACGACCGAGACCTTCTCGCCCTGGGGCGACGGGATCGCTGCCGACTGA
- a CDS encoding ABC transporter ATP-binding protein — MTDPILSIRNLTVDLPKGGDRPHAVEGLSLEIMPKEIVCIVGESGSGKSITSFTTMGLLPKALVPSSGEVIFDGKDLLKLPPSEHSKLRGRRMAMIFQEPMSALNPCYTVGNQIEEMFEQHTSLPAAERKARTIKLLDEVQLPDPARIYSSYPHQLSGGQRQRIVIAMALALDPALLIADEPTTALDLSTQAQILHLLKELREKHSAGIMFVTHDFDVVAEIADRVVVMQHGRIVEQGSAEEVLNRPQHPYTRLLIDAVPRRERAAQPSLEGRVEMLKVEGLEKTYHVKGNMFRPGRIVHACKDVGFAVRRGETLGIVGESGSGKSTLVKCLIRLEDPDAGHVWVEGTDIAAYSKRALHPYRKMIQIVFQDPYGSLNPRRTIGDQLVEGPVNFGRDRAEAMEKARELMKIVRLDPDALNRYPNQFSGGQRQRICIARALMVEPKVLIADEAVSALDVSVQKEVLKLLNEIRDKMGLTVLFITHDLRVAAQVCDNLIVMQQGEIVERGSVDQVFGSPSHAYTQKLLAAQPGQDWDVPDVSKLPPATGVMGMGGLA; from the coding sequence ATGACCGATCCCATCCTGTCCATCCGCAACCTCACCGTCGATCTGCCCAAGGGTGGCGACCGGCCCCATGCGGTCGAAGGGCTGAGCCTCGAGATCATGCCCAAGGAGATCGTTTGCATCGTCGGCGAGTCCGGCTCGGGCAAGTCGATCACCTCCTTCACCACCATGGGGCTGCTGCCGAAAGCGCTGGTGCCCTCGTCCGGCGAGGTGATCTTTGACGGCAAGGACCTGCTGAAACTGCCGCCGTCCGAGCATTCGAAACTGCGCGGTCGGCGCATGGCGATGATCTTTCAGGAGCCGATGTCGGCGCTGAACCCCTGCTACACGGTCGGCAACCAGATCGAAGAGATGTTCGAGCAGCACACCAGCCTGCCCGCCGCCGAGCGCAAGGCCCGCACGATCAAGCTGCTGGACGAGGTGCAACTGCCCGACCCGGCGCGCATCTACTCCAGCTACCCGCACCAGCTTTCGGGCGGGCAGCGGCAGCGCATCGTGATCGCCATGGCGCTGGCGCTCGACCCGGCGCTGCTGATCGCCGACGAGCCGACCACGGCGCTCGACCTGTCGACGCAGGCGCAGATCCTGCACCTGCTGAAAGAGCTGCGTGAAAAGCATTCGGCGGGCATCATGTTCGTCACCCATGACTTCGACGTGGTGGCCGAGATCGCCGACCGGGTGGTGGTCATGCAACACGGGCGCATCGTCGAGCAGGGCAGCGCCGAAGAGGTGCTCAACCGCCCGCAGCACCCCTACACCCGCCTGTTGATCGACGCGGTGCCGCGCCGCGAGCGCGCCGCGCAACCCAGCCTCGAAGGGCGGGTCGAGATGCTAAAGGTGGAAGGGCTGGAAAAGACCTACCACGTGAAGGGCAACATGTTCCGCCCCGGCCGCATCGTGCACGCCTGCAAGGACGTCGGCTTTGCCGTGCGGCGCGGCGAGACGCTGGGCATTGTCGGCGAGAGCGGCTCGGGCAAGTCGACGCTGGTCAAATGCCTGATCCGGCTGGAGGACCCCGACGCGGGCCACGTCTGGGTCGAGGGCACTGATATTGCCGCCTATTCCAAGCGCGCGCTGCATCCCTACCGCAAGATGATCCAGATCGTGTTTCAGGATCCCTATGGCTCGCTCAACCCGCGCCGCACCATCGGCGACCAGCTGGTCGAAGGGCCGGTGAACTTTGGCCGCGACCGCGCCGAGGCGATGGAAAAGGCCCGCGAGCTGATGAAAATCGTGCGGCTCGATCCCGACGCGCTCAACCGCTACCCCAACCAGTTTTCCGGCGGTCAGCGTCAACGCATTTGCATTGCGCGCGCGCTGATGGTCGAACCCAAGGTGCTGATCGCCGACGAGGCGGTCTCGGCGCTCGACGTGTCGGTGCAGAAGGAAGTGCTCAAGTTGCTCAATGAAATCCGCGACAAGATGGGGCTGACCGTGCTCTTCATCACCCACGATCTGCGCGTCGCGGCGCAGGTCTGCGACAATCTCATCGTCATGCAGCAGGGTGAGATCGTCGAGCGCGGCTCGGTCGATCAGGTCTTTGGCAGCCCCAGCCATGCCTATACGCAAAAACTGCTCGCGGCGCAGCCCGGACAGGATTGGGACGTGCCGGACGTGTCGAAACTGCCCCCCGCCACCGGCGTCATGGGCATGGGAGGTCTGGCATGA
- a CDS encoding ABC transporter permease: protein MTASNAAPKEAPLSPRQAMARRALRHRGLIFGALVMGIIIFVALCAPLLTSYSPYDQDLLARMKPPVFMGGDEAHWLGTDALGRDFWARLAYGARISLMIGLLAATISALIGSVLGILAGYFGGRVDMAVTFLINVRLAMPVVLVALAVVALFGGSLMVVVSVLGLLLWDRFAVVLRAATMQVRKLEYVAAAEVLGASLPRVLWKDILPNVMNHLIVIFTLEMAHAIILEAALSFLGLGVQPPTPSWGLMISEGKEMLLFEPWLITIPGVALFFLVLSINMLGDGIRDVTAPEGRN, encoded by the coding sequence ATGACCGCCTCCAACGCCGCCCCCAAGGAAGCCCCGCTCTCGCCCCGTCAGGCGATGGCGCGCCGCGCCCTGCGTCACCGCGGGCTGATCTTCGGCGCGCTGGTGATGGGCATCATCATCTTCGTCGCGCTCTGCGCGCCGCTGCTCACCAGCTACAGCCCCTATGATCAGGACCTCTTGGCCCGCATGAAACCGCCCGTCTTCATGGGCGGCGACGAGGCGCATTGGCTCGGCACCGATGCATTGGGCCGCGACTTCTGGGCCCGGCTGGCCTATGGCGCGCGCATCTCGCTGATGATCGGGCTGTTGGCCGCCACCATCTCGGCGCTGATCGGCTCGGTGCTGGGCATCCTCGCGGGCTACTTCGGAGGCCGCGTGGATATGGCAGTGACCTTCCTGATCAACGTGCGCCTTGCGATGCCGGTGGTGCTGGTGGCGCTGGCGGTGGTCGCGCTCTTCGGCGGCTCGCTGATGGTGGTGGTCTCGGTGCTGGGGCTGCTGCTCTGGGACCGCTTCGCCGTGGTGCTGCGCGCCGCCACCATGCAGGTGCGCAAGCTCGAATATGTCGCCGCCGCCGAGGTGCTGGGCGCCTCGCTGCCGCGGGTGCTGTGGAAGGACATCCTGCCAAACGTGATGAACCATCTGATCGTGATTTTCACGCTGGAGATGGCCCATGCCATCATCCTCGAAGCGGCGCTGTCGTTCCTTGGCCTCGGCGTGCAGCCGCCCACCCCGTCGTGGGGGCTGATGATCTCGGAGGGCAAGGAAATGCTGCTCTTCGAGCCGTGGCTCATCACCATTCCCGGCGTGGCGCTGTTTTTCCTCGTCCTGTCGATCAACATGCTCGGCGACGGCATCCGCGACGTCACCGCACCCGAAGGCAGAAACTGA
- a CDS encoding ABC transporter permease, which yields MLLYILKRLGLAVLVALTVSAISFSLLFMAGDPAISIAGENAAAEDIAAITERYGFDRPVLVQYADWLVSAAGGDLGRSWYFDLPTTEIIGDRLGVTMTLGLLAISFALILAIPMGVAAAVRPNSLIDRAALFISVVGQAIPSFWFGLILIVVFSIKLGLVPASGSDGWKHFILPTVVLGYYATPAIMRLTRAGMIEVLSADYIRTARAKGLAPRKVLFKHALRNAIIPVISLAAVQMGFMLGGSIVVESIFALHGAGYLAWESISRNDLPVMQALILVFSMFYILFTFLADVLNAWMDPRLRVG from the coding sequence ATGCTGCTCTATATCCTCAAACGCCTCGGTCTTGCGGTGCTGGTCGCGCTGACCGTCTCGGCGATCAGCTTCAGCCTGCTGTTCATGGCGGGCGATCCGGCCATCTCGATCGCCGGTGAGAACGCCGCCGCCGAGGACATCGCCGCAATCACCGAACGCTATGGTTTCGATCGCCCGGTGCTGGTGCAATACGCCGACTGGCTGGTCTCTGCCGCGGGCGGCGATCTGGGGCGCTCTTGGTATTTCGATCTGCCGACCACCGAGATCATCGGCGACCGGCTTGGCGTGACCATGACGCTGGGCCTGCTGGCGATCTCGTTTGCGCTGATCCTCGCCATCCCGATGGGCGTTGCGGCGGCGGTGAGGCCGAACTCGCTGATCGACCGCGCCGCGCTCTTCATCTCGGTCGTGGGTCAGGCGATCCCCTCGTTCTGGTTCGGGCTGATCCTGATCGTGGTCTTTTCGATCAAGCTCGGCCTCGTGCCCGCCTCGGGCTCGGATGGCTGGAAACACTTCATCCTGCCCACGGTGGTTCTCGGCTATTACGCCACGCCCGCGATCATGCGCCTGACCCGCGCCGGGATGATCGAGGTGCTTTCCGCCGACTACATCCGCACCGCCCGCGCCAAGGGTCTCGCGCCGCGCAAGGTGCTGTTCAAACACGCGCTGCGCAACGCCATCATCCCGGTGATCAGCCTCGCAGCGGTGCAGATGGGCTTCATGCTCGGCGGCTCGATCGTCGTGGAGTCGATCTTTGCGCTGCATGGCGCAGGCTATCTGGCGTGGGAGAGCATCAGCCGCAACGACCTGCCGGTGATGCAGGCGCTGATCCTCGTCTTTTCCATGTTCTACATCCTGTTCACCTTCCTCGCCGACGTGCTGAACGCGTGGATGGACCCGCGCCTGCGCGTGGGCTGA
- a CDS encoding ABC transporter substrate-binding protein: protein MKTWKLLAGTALCASLSAPAFADKASDTVNMAFNKELETADVYFNTAREGLLLNHSVWDGLLYRDPDTGEYKGNLATEWTWIDDVTLELKLREGVTFHNGEPFNADDVVFTVNYVTDPENGVKNMANVGWMDHAEKVDDYTVRIILGAPFPAAEEFLAGPVAMYPDEYYAEVGPSGMGLKPVGTGPFKVTELEPGKHFVLERFEDYYGGPKGKAGVAKVDIRTVPDTNTQIAEFFNGTLDFLWNMPADQAEKLDAMGKYQVVNAPAMRVGYITMDAAGRAGDTPMTDQKVREAVYHAIDRQAIVDALVKGSSEVIDTACSPAQFACDQSVEGYEYDPEKAKELLAEAGYPDGFDIDFYAYRNRPYAEAIMGFLGKVGINANLNFMQYSALREKHRKGEVPMAFLTWGSNSVADASAITSEFFTGGPQDDARDQEVIDWIEAADSTNDKEERQALYSNALNKITSEAYWVPLWTYNVNYVMSPEMEFTPTDDELVRFFSFGWK, encoded by the coding sequence ATGAAAACGTGGAAACTTCTCGCCGGAACCGCGCTTTGCGCGAGTCTCTCTGCCCCCGCTTTCGCGGATAAGGCGAGTGACACGGTGAACATGGCCTTCAACAAGGAACTCGAAACCGCGGATGTCTACTTCAACACCGCGCGCGAGGGCCTGCTGCTCAACCATTCGGTCTGGGATGGCCTGCTGTACCGCGATCCGGACACAGGCGAGTATAAAGGCAACCTTGCCACCGAGTGGACGTGGATCGACGATGTCACGCTCGAACTGAAGCTGCGCGAGGGCGTGACCTTCCACAATGGCGAGCCGTTCAACGCCGATGACGTGGTGTTCACCGTCAACTATGTGACCGATCCCGAAAACGGCGTGAAGAACATGGCCAACGTCGGCTGGATGGACCACGCCGAGAAGGTCGACGACTACACCGTGCGGATCATTCTGGGCGCGCCCTTCCCGGCGGCCGAGGAATTCCTAGCCGGCCCCGTGGCCATGTATCCCGATGAATATTATGCCGAAGTTGGCCCGAGCGGCATGGGTCTGAAGCCCGTCGGCACCGGCCCCTTCAAAGTGACCGAACTGGAGCCGGGCAAGCACTTCGTCCTTGAGCGGTTCGAGGATTACTACGGCGGGCCGAAGGGCAAGGCCGGGGTCGCCAAGGTCGACATCCGCACCGTTCCCGACACCAACACGCAGATCGCCGAGTTCTTTAACGGCACGCTCGACTTCCTGTGGAACATGCCCGCCGATCAGGCGGAAAAGCTCGACGCTATGGGCAAGTACCAAGTGGTCAACGCCCCCGCGATGCGGGTCGGCTACATCACCATGGATGCCGCTGGCCGCGCCGGCGACACGCCGATGACCGATCAGAAAGTGCGCGAGGCGGTCTATCACGCCATCGACCGTCAGGCGATCGTGGATGCGCTGGTCAAAGGCTCGTCGGAAGTGATCGACACCGCCTGCTCGCCCGCGCAATTCGCCTGCGACCAGAGCGTCGAGGGCTATGAGTACGATCCCGAGAAGGCCAAGGAGCTGCTGGCCGAGGCGGGCTATCCCGACGGGTTCGACATCGACTTCTACGCCTATCGCAACCGGCCCTACGCCGAGGCGATCATGGGCTTTCTGGGCAAGGTCGGCATCAACGCCAACCTCAACTTCATGCAATACTCGGCCCTGCGCGAGAAGCACCGCAAGGGCGAAGTGCCGATGGCCTTCCTGACATGGGGCTCGAACTCGGTGGCAGACGCGTCGGCGATCACCTCGGAGTTCTTCACCGGCGGGCCGCAGGACGACGCGCGCGATCAGGAAGTGATCGACTGGATCGAGGCCGCCGACAGCACCAACGACAAGGAAGAGCGACAGGCGCTCTACTCCAACGCGCTGAACAAGATCACCAGCGAGGCCTATTGGGTGCCGCTGTGGACCTACAACGTCAACTACGTGATGAGCCCCGAAATGGAGTTCACACCGACCGATGACGAACTGGTCCGCTTCTTCAGCTTCGGCTGGAAGTAA
- a CDS encoding GntR family transcriptional regulator → MSDNSRTATRICSIIEQRIASGAYQDGDKLSEVALAEQLEVSRTPLREAFLTLEAIGLVELIPRRGAFVRRPSMTRLVEMFEVMAGLEAWCVRLAAQRITPAQRLYLRRAAQDCEAALKEGAADHYYEANNRLHGMIYEASGNQVLAEEAKRMDRRLRPFRRRQLDVTGRLEKSMQEHMGILDAMERGEADHAAELMRQHINSLSSTYDVYLASLGEDARDRR, encoded by the coding sequence ATGTCCGACAACTCCAGAACCGCCACCCGGATTTGCTCAATTATCGAGCAGCGGATCGCGTCGGGTGCATATCAGGATGGCGACAAGCTGAGCGAAGTGGCGCTGGCCGAGCAACTCGAGGTGTCGCGCACGCCGCTGCGCGAGGCGTTTCTGACGCTCGAAGCGATTGGTCTGGTGGAGTTGATTCCGCGCCGGGGGGCCTTCGTGCGGCGGCCCTCGATGACCCGTCTGGTCGAGATGTTCGAGGTGATGGCCGGGCTCGAGGCGTGGTGCGTGCGGCTGGCGGCGCAGCGCATCACACCGGCGCAGCGGCTGTATCTGCGGCGCGCGGCGCAGGATTGTGAGGCGGCGCTGAAGGAGGGCGCCGCGGATCATTACTATGAGGCCAACAACCGCCTCCACGGGATGATCTACGAGGCGTCGGGCAATCAGGTGCTGGCCGAAGAGGCAAAACGCATGGACCGGCGGCTGCGCCCGTTCCGGCGGCGTCAGCTCGACGTCACCGGGCGGCTGGAGAAATCCATGCAGGAGCACATGGGCATTCTCGACGCGATGGAGCGCGGCGAGGCCGATCACGCCGCCGAATTGATGCGCCAGCACATCAACTCGCTGAGCAGCACCTATGATGTCTATCTCGCCTCGCTGGGCGAGGACGCGCGCGACCGGCGCTGA
- a CDS encoding TetR/AcrR family transcriptional regulator translates to MARTATRKRLDPAERRTQILDEMLQLCANQHFASITMRQIAAACGVNMALLYHYFDNKEGLVHATLRHAVDDFLVMFDDLPKDVGAPLGAADVWIDATIEAAPRLMRMVKLMSDFGAQESRDAEALAIIDEFYARERETLKHAILDGMAEGRFREVDPERTARLTSIAIDGVFFGGPARNDFAFENNLRDVRDQLLDYLQPAP, encoded by the coding sequence ATGGCCAGGACCGCAACCAGAAAACGGCTCGATCCGGCCGAGCGGCGCACGCAGATCCTCGACGAGATGCTGCAGCTGTGTGCGAATCAACACTTCGCCTCGATCACCATGCGGCAGATCGCGGCGGCCTGCGGCGTGAACATGGCGCTGCTCTACCACTACTTCGACAATAAAGAGGGGCTGGTGCACGCCACGCTGCGGCACGCGGTGGACGACTTTCTGGTGATGTTCGACGATCTGCCCAAGGATGTCGGTGCCCCGCTCGGCGCGGCTGACGTGTGGATCGACGCCACCATCGAGGCCGCGCCGCGCCTGATGCGCATGGTCAAGCTGATGAGCGATTTCGGCGCTCAGGAAAGCCGCGATGCCGAGGCGCTGGCGATCATCGACGAGTTCTATGCGCGCGAGCGGGAGACGCTGAAACACGCCATCCTCGACGGCATGGCCGAGGGCCGGTTCCGCGAGGTCGACCCCGAGCGCACCGCGCGGCTGACCTCGATCGCCATCGATGGCGTGTTCTTCGGCGGGCCCGCACGGAACGATTTCGCCTTTGAAAACAACCTGCGCGACGTGCGGGACCAGCTGCTCGACTATCTTCAGCCCGCGCCCTGA
- a CDS encoding putative urea ABC transporter substrate-binding protein → MRISRLLLLLASAASVAFTAPAQAQEKETFKVGYVVYVGFMPLAWMRTEGLMEAWGEKYGVDVELIQINDYVGSINQFIAGDLDAVAVAGMDALTMPAAGGVDTSIFLITDYSDGNDMLISRSAEKVEDLLDDEVWLLQYSVSHYLLNRALAEAGITEPWRVKSVNISDAEIGAAYVTQPEMKHVATWNPIAAEMLNQVPESNVLFDSSDIPGEIMDVFIARTETLEEHPEFAKALTGAWYEAMETMAAETGDEQPMAEVMASAMGTDVAGLSVQVDQTHFFTTPGDAAAFLSADSSRDIMDKVRTFSFEQGLFGQGASSVDAIGIEVGGTVLGDEGNVKLRFDPSFSEMAAAGEL, encoded by the coding sequence ATGCGTATTTCCCGACTGCTTCTTCTGCTTGCTTCCGCGGCCTCGGTCGCCTTCACCGCGCCCGCTCAGGCGCAGGAGAAGGAGACGTTCAAGGTAGGTTATGTCGTCTATGTGGGCTTCATGCCTCTGGCTTGGATGCGCACCGAAGGGCTGATGGAGGCGTGGGGCGAGAAATACGGCGTCGACGTCGAGCTTATCCAGATCAATGACTACGTGGGCTCGATCAACCAGTTCATCGCAGGCGATCTCGACGCGGTGGCGGTGGCGGGCATGGACGCGCTGACCATGCCGGCGGCGGGCGGGGTGGATACCTCGATCTTCCTGATCACCGATTATTCCGACGGCAACGACATGCTGATCTCGCGCAGCGCCGAAAAGGTCGAGGACCTGCTCGATGATGAGGTCTGGCTGCTGCAATACTCGGTGTCGCACTACCTGCTGAACCGCGCGCTGGCCGAGGCCGGGATCACCGAGCCGTGGCGGGTGAAGAGCGTCAACATCTCGGATGCCGAGATCGGCGCCGCCTATGTCACCCAGCCCGAGATGAAGCATGTGGCGACATGGAACCCGATTGCCGCCGAAATGCTGAACCAAGTGCCCGAGAGCAACGTGCTGTTCGACAGCTCGGACATCCCCGGCGAGATCATGGATGTGTTCATCGCCCGCACCGAGACGCTGGAAGAGCATCCCGAGTTCGCCAAGGCGCTGACCGGCGCATGGTATGAGGCGATGGAGACCATGGCGGCCGAGACCGGCGACGAGCAGCCGATGGCCGAGGTCATGGCGTCGGCCATGGGCACGGATGTGGCGGGCCTGTCGGTGCAGGTGGACCAGACGCATTTCTTCACCACGCCCGGCGATGCGGCGGCCTTCCTCTCGGCGGACAGCAGCCGCGACATCATGGACAAGGTGCGCACCTTCAGCTTCGAGCAGGGCCTGTTTGGGCAGGGGGCTTCCAGCGTCGATGCCATCGGCATAGAGGTCGGCGGCACGGTGCTTGGGGACGAGGGCAACGTGAAGCTGCGCTTCGATCCGAGCTTCTCGGAGATGGCCGCCGCGGGCGAGCTGTAA
- a CDS encoding ABC transporter permease, giving the protein MRRAINRLPSRRSKILLGAMPFILVIAVYAVTSEARHAVDASDKLMPGLEAFRTAMSRLIFQVDMATGKKLFWADTWASLSRLGIGLGLSALIGLVIGVLVGFIPYLRAIFEPFFAALSLVPPLAVLPILFILFGLGELSKTVLIVFGIAPFIIRDVMLRVSEIPREQIVKAQTLGASTWQMILGLVLPQVLPRLISSVRLSLGAAWLFVIAAEAITAEAGLGYRIFLVRRYLAMDVILPYVVWITFLAFAMDYALRVAHDAIPWTRFREGG; this is encoded by the coding sequence ATGCGCCGAGCCATCAACCGGCTTCCCTCCCGCAGGAGTAAAATCCTGCTGGGCGCGATGCCCTTCATTCTGGTGATCGCGGTCTACGCGGTCACCTCCGAAGCGCGGCACGCCGTCGATGCTTCCGACAAGCTGATGCCGGGCCTCGAAGCCTTTCGCACCGCCATGTCCCGCCTGATCTTTCAGGTCGACATGGCGACCGGCAAGAAACTCTTCTGGGCCGACACTTGGGCCTCGTTGTCGCGGCTTGGGATCGGCCTTGGCCTGTCGGCGCTGATCGGCCTCGTCATCGGGGTGCTGGTAGGGTTCATCCCCTATCTGCGCGCCATCTTTGAGCCCTTCTTCGCCGCGCTCTCGCTGGTTCCGCCGCTGGCGGTGCTGCCGATCCTCTTCATCCTCTTCGGCCTCGGCGAGCTGTCGAAGACCGTGCTCATCGTCTTTGGCATCGCGCCCTTCATCATCCGCGACGTGATGCTGCGGGTGTCGGAAATCCCGCGCGAGCAGATCGTCAAGGCGCAGACCCTTGGCGCCTCGACATGGCAGATGATCCTCGGGCTGGTGCTGCCGCAGGTCTTGCCGCGGCTGATCAGTTCGGTGCGGCTGTCGCTGGGGGCGGCGTGGCTTTTTGTCATCGCCGCCGAGGCGATCACCGCCGAGGCAGGCCTTGGCTACCGCATCTTCCTCGTCCGGCGCTATCTCGCGATGGATGTGATCTTGCCCTACGTCGTGTGGATCACCTTCCTTGCCTTTGCGATGGATTACGCGCTGCGCGTCGCGCATGACGCGATCCCCTGGACGCGCTTCCGGGAGGGCGGCTGA
- a CDS encoding ABC transporter ATP-binding protein yields the protein MAIITFDNVSKTYGETVVLENINLFIDDNEFLAVVGPSGAGKSTLLRMLLSQEAPTGGQILIDGEPIAPEPMPDRGIVFQRYSVFPHRTVIGNVMTGPEWQAAPLMGRLFGSARADLRDRAQAMLDRVGLGGHAALYPAQLSGGQQQRLAIAQALMTKPKVLLLDEPFGALDPGTRKAMHQLVLELWEEHQMTVVMVTHDLSEAFHLGTRVIAVDKRRHDPHAPHRYGSIITSDFEAKPRLARSLRRAERAAG from the coding sequence ATGGCCATCATCACCTTCGACAATGTCTCCAAGACCTATGGCGAGACCGTGGTGCTCGAGAACATCAACCTGTTCATCGACGACAACGAGTTCCTTGCGGTGGTCGGGCCTTCGGGGGCAGGCAAATCGACGTTGCTGCGCATGCTGCTGAGCCAAGAGGCTCCGACCGGCGGGCAGATCCTCATCGACGGCGAGCCCATCGCGCCAGAGCCCATGCCCGATCGCGGCATCGTCTTTCAGCGCTACTCGGTGTTCCCGCACCGCACGGTGATCGGCAATGTCATGACCGGCCCCGAATGGCAGGCGGCCCCTTTGATGGGGCGGCTCTTCGGCAGCGCCCGCGCCGATCTGCGTGACCGGGCGCAGGCGATGCTCGATCGGGTCGGGCTGGGCGGACATGCGGCGCTTTATCCGGCGCAGCTTTCGGGCGGACAGCAGCAGCGGCTTGCCATTGCGCAGGCGCTGATGACCAAACCCAAGGTGCTGCTGCTCGACGAGCCCTTCGGTGCGCTCGACCCCGGCACCCGCAAGGCCATGCACCAACTGGTGCTGGAGCTGTGGGAAGAGCATCAGATGACCGTGGTGATGGTGACCCATGATCTCTCCGAGGCGTTCCACCTCGGCACGCGGGTCATCGCCGTGGACAAGCGCCGCCACGATCCGCATGCGCCGCACCGCTACGGCTCGATCATCACCTCCGACTTCGAGGCCAAGCCGCGGCTGGCCCGCAGCCTGCGCCGCGCCGAGCGCGCGGCGGGCTGA